One window of the Anaeromyxobacter dehalogenans 2CP-C genome contains the following:
- the nosZ gene encoding Sec-dependent nitrous-oxide reductase yields MADTKLWTRIAVALAAVGALALAVGCPPSKPKGSKRPAAASDIAVAAEKTYVPPGDLDEYYMFSSGGHSGQVFVYGIPSMRHITTIPVFSPYSGTGYGYDDETKAMLGKLTWGDVHHPALSETGGDYDGRWLFVNEMNGRVARIDLRDFKTRQILGPVPNISGNHGSTFITPNSEYILMSSRFSIPIPKGRAVSIDRYASEYKGVAAGIKVDPKTGEMSLGWQVLLPPFDWDLGDAGKKLSEGWFFLTCYNSERATGKLEVTASQRDRDYIAAIDWRLAEKAAAEGKGELIGGVKVLDPKNVPGLVYLMPCGKSPHGVDVSPDGKYVVGSGKLQGVTTAFNFEKVLTAIKNKDFAGEEDGIPVLKYESIKDAEVPVGLGPLHTQFGPDGMAYTSLFVDSALAKWKLGTWEVLDKVPMSYSTGHLAAAEGDTVSPDGKWLVGLNKLSHGRHLSVGPSQPESSQLVDISGDKMKLVYDAFTEPEPHYAQIIKADKLKPIEVYPKEENKHPLAIWDVKDAGVTRKGTEVLAKVVVVRSSMTPALIEVNEGDTVKVALTNIEQTTDELHGFGLLDYNINIVLDPGETKTVTFKADKPGVFPYYCTNFCSALHQEMQGYLVVKPK; encoded by the coding sequence ATGGCCGACACGAAGCTCTGGACGAGGATCGCCGTGGCGCTCGCGGCGGTGGGGGCGCTGGCGCTGGCCGTGGGCTGCCCGCCCAGCAAGCCGAAGGGCTCGAAGCGCCCGGCCGCGGCGTCGGACATCGCGGTGGCGGCCGAGAAGACCTACGTGCCGCCGGGAGATCTCGACGAGTACTACATGTTCTCGTCCGGCGGGCACTCCGGGCAGGTCTTCGTCTACGGCATCCCGTCGATGCGCCACATCACCACCATCCCGGTGTTCTCCCCGTACTCGGGCACGGGCTACGGCTACGACGACGAGACGAAGGCCATGCTCGGCAAGCTCACCTGGGGTGACGTGCACCACCCGGCGCTCTCCGAGACCGGCGGCGACTACGACGGGCGCTGGCTGTTCGTGAACGAGATGAACGGGCGGGTGGCGCGCATCGACCTGCGCGACTTCAAGACCCGGCAGATCCTCGGGCCGGTGCCGAACATCTCCGGCAACCACGGGTCCACCTTCATCACCCCGAACAGCGAGTACATCCTCATGTCCTCGCGGTTCTCCATCCCCATCCCGAAGGGGCGGGCGGTGTCCATCGACCGCTACGCCAGCGAGTACAAGGGCGTCGCGGCCGGCATCAAGGTCGATCCGAAGACCGGCGAGATGTCCCTGGGCTGGCAGGTGCTGCTGCCGCCCTTCGACTGGGACCTCGGCGACGCGGGCAAGAAGCTGTCCGAGGGCTGGTTCTTCCTCACCTGCTACAACTCGGAGCGCGCCACCGGCAAGCTCGAGGTCACCGCCTCGCAGCGCGACCGCGACTACATCGCGGCCATCGACTGGCGCCTCGCGGAGAAGGCCGCGGCGGAGGGGAAGGGCGAGCTCATCGGCGGCGTGAAGGTGCTCGACCCGAAGAACGTCCCCGGCCTCGTGTACCTGATGCCCTGCGGGAAGTCGCCGCACGGCGTGGACGTCTCGCCCGACGGCAAGTACGTGGTCGGCTCGGGCAAGCTCCAGGGCGTCACCACCGCCTTCAACTTCGAGAAGGTCCTCACCGCCATCAAGAACAAGGACTTCGCCGGCGAGGAGGACGGCATCCCGGTCCTGAAGTACGAGTCGATCAAGGACGCGGAGGTGCCGGTCGGCCTCGGGCCGCTCCACACGCAGTTCGGGCCGGACGGGATGGCGTACACCTCGCTGTTCGTGGACAGCGCGCTGGCGAAGTGGAAGCTCGGGACGTGGGAGGTGCTGGACAAGGTCCCGATGTCCTACTCGACCGGCCACCTCGCCGCGGCCGAGGGCGACACGGTGTCGCCGGACGGGAAGTGGCTGGTGGGCCTCAACAAGCTGTCGCACGGCCGGCACCTCTCGGTCGGCCCGTCGCAGCCCGAGTCCTCGCAGCTCGTGGACATCTCGGGCGACAAGATGAAGCTGGTCTACGACGCGTTCACCGAGCCCGAGCCGCACTACGCGCAGATCATCAAGGCGGACAAGCTGAAGCCGATCGAGGTCTACCCCAAGGAGGAGAACAAGCACCCGCTGGCGATCTGGGACGTGAAGGACGCCGGGGTGACGCGCAAGGGGACCGAGGTGCTGGCGAAGGTGGTGGTGGTGCGCTCCAGCATGACGCCGGCGCTCATCGAGGTGAACGAGGGCGACACGGTGAAGGTGGCGCTCACCAACATCGAGCAGACCACCGACGAGCTCCACGGCTTCGGCCTGCTCGACTACAACATCAACATCGTCCTCGATCCCGGCGAGACCAAGACCGTCACGTTCAAGGCCGACAAGCCGGGCGTGTTCCCCTACTACTGCACGAACTTCTGCTCCGCGCTCCACCAGGAGATGCAGGGCTACCTCGTGGTGAAGCCGAAGTGA
- a CDS encoding c-type cytochrome, protein MEQRTPSPYRRRDRLILALVGAALVVSLGLFAWKDWSHDWRYYQWEFRNQVEAKLGAEKARTVPSGMLQLWVPALRHADRCPMCHQAVTWKGFEDAEHPFRTHPPAILAAHPLERYGCTACHGGQGYAVDVEAAHGPVQFWEEPVLGATLGAEYSLATDKGALLQMNCNVCHRYDRETAGSKAINDAKALVAQKGCRACHVINGRGGSIGPDLTFEGDKAPEQFDYTRLLGQQTMFAWHVAHFREPKAIVPETVMPNFNFTTAQVQSLAMLVMSWRKVELPAAYLRGAPRTDPQTPAEVEEEQRMLHGPGAWFVKTGCFICHNVSSLGVKSPAQIGPDLSIAVEDVQARFGRTLDDFLRAPTGTMAVVLSRQIILTPAQLDMAIQKVREAYAEHLKQKAAAGTKAPAEPASEQRTPGPKAPVRKTPAR, encoded by the coding sequence ATGGAACAGCGCACCCCATCGCCGTACCGTCGCCGCGACCGGCTGATCCTCGCGCTGGTCGGCGCCGCGCTGGTCGTCTCGCTCGGCCTGTTCGCCTGGAAGGACTGGTCCCACGACTGGCGCTACTACCAGTGGGAGTTCCGGAACCAGGTGGAGGCGAAGCTCGGGGCGGAGAAGGCCCGCACCGTGCCCTCGGGCATGCTGCAGCTCTGGGTGCCGGCGCTGCGCCACGCGGATCGCTGCCCGATGTGCCACCAGGCGGTCACGTGGAAGGGCTTCGAGGACGCCGAGCACCCGTTCCGCACGCACCCGCCGGCGATCCTCGCGGCGCACCCGCTGGAGCGCTACGGGTGCACCGCCTGCCACGGCGGGCAGGGCTACGCGGTGGACGTCGAGGCCGCCCACGGGCCGGTCCAGTTCTGGGAGGAGCCGGTGCTCGGCGCGACGCTCGGCGCGGAGTACTCGCTCGCGACCGACAAGGGCGCGCTGCTGCAGATGAACTGCAACGTGTGCCACCGCTACGACCGCGAGACGGCCGGGTCGAAGGCGATCAACGACGCGAAGGCCCTGGTGGCGCAGAAGGGCTGCCGCGCCTGCCACGTGATCAACGGGCGCGGCGGCAGCATCGGCCCCGATCTCACGTTCGAGGGCGACAAGGCGCCGGAGCAGTTCGACTACACGCGCCTGCTCGGGCAGCAGACCATGTTCGCCTGGCACGTGGCGCACTTCCGCGAGCCGAAGGCCATCGTCCCCGAGACGGTGATGCCGAACTTCAACTTCACCACCGCGCAGGTGCAGTCGCTCGCGATGCTGGTGATGTCGTGGCGCAAGGTCGAGCTGCCGGCGGCGTACCTGCGCGGCGCGCCCCGCACCGACCCGCAGACGCCGGCCGAGGTGGAGGAGGAGCAGCGGATGCTGCACGGGCCGGGCGCGTGGTTCGTGAAGACCGGCTGCTTCATCTGCCACAACGTGTCCTCGCTGGGCGTGAAGAGCCCGGCGCAGATCGGCCCCGACCTCTCCATCGCGGTGGAGGACGTCCAGGCGCGCTTCGGGCGCACGCTGGACGACTTCCTGCGGGCGCCGACCGGCACGATGGCGGTGGTCCTCTCGCGCCAGATCATCCTGACGCCGGCGCAGCTCGACATGGCGATCCAGAAGGTGCGCGAGGCGTACGCCGAGCACCTGAAGCAGAAGGCGGCCGCCGGGACGAAGGCGCCGGCGGAGCCGGCGTCCGAGCAGAGGACCCCGGGGCCGAAGGCGCCCGTCCGGAAGACGCCCGCCCGCTGA
- a CDS encoding cytochrome b, which yields MATLPEPSVSSPAPAAAPGVHPRPLWSLRPASDREAGDAIVANFLLHWFPAKALRASLEWRYSLWLGTVSAALLLLLVVSGLPLLFLHVPSVERAYGSVKDIEYVVTFGSWIRSVHRLSAHLMVAAVFLHLVRVFLTGGYKNGVGRGQRREWNWILGVVMLLVTLFLSFTGYLLPWDQLAYWAVTVGTNIASAVPLVGEELRELMLGGRTIDQPTLIRFYVLHVIVLPGALFALLAYHMWRIRKDGGLACADRAVALPAPAEVPAAATKTYSLLGIARGTHPTIRATSVERPETTVSSVPDLTRRAAIVVLGTMAVVSILAVLIPSPLEEPANPLVTPNPAKAPWYFLWLQELVTDTTFRIGSFTVNGAFLGGVILPGLLVALMVAWPWLDRSPASAAGRWFPRSRRTQNLVFLLIVLVVLVLTYIGLFARGPYWNLYWPWQAWPQLPTRI from the coding sequence GTGGCCACCCTGCCCGAACCGTCGGTGAGCTCGCCCGCGCCGGCCGCCGCGCCCGGCGTCCACCCCCGCCCGCTGTGGAGCCTGCGGCCCGCGTCCGACCGCGAGGCGGGCGACGCGATCGTCGCGAACTTCCTGCTCCACTGGTTCCCGGCGAAGGCGCTGCGGGCCTCGCTGGAGTGGCGGTACTCGCTCTGGCTCGGCACGGTCTCGGCGGCGCTGCTCCTCCTGCTGGTGGTCTCGGGCCTGCCGCTGCTGTTCCTGCACGTGCCGTCGGTGGAGCGGGCCTACGGCTCGGTGAAGGACATCGAGTACGTGGTGACGTTCGGCTCCTGGATCCGCTCGGTCCACCGGCTGTCCGCGCACCTCATGGTCGCCGCGGTGTTCCTGCACCTGGTCCGCGTGTTCCTGACCGGCGGCTACAAGAACGGCGTCGGGCGCGGGCAGCGGCGCGAGTGGAACTGGATCCTCGGCGTGGTGATGCTGCTCGTCACGCTGTTCCTCTCCTTCACCGGCTACCTGCTGCCGTGGGACCAGCTCGCCTACTGGGCGGTGACGGTGGGGACCAACATCGCCTCGGCGGTCCCGCTCGTGGGCGAGGAGCTGCGCGAGCTGATGCTGGGCGGCCGCACCATCGACCAGCCCACGCTGATCCGCTTCTACGTGCTCCACGTCATCGTGCTGCCCGGCGCGCTGTTCGCGCTGCTCGCCTACCACATGTGGCGCATCCGCAAGGACGGCGGGCTCGCCTGCGCCGACCGCGCGGTCGCGCTCCCGGCCCCGGCGGAGGTCCCGGCCGCGGCCACCAAGACCTACTCGCTGCTCGGCATCGCCCGCGGCACGCACCCGACCATCCGCGCCACCTCGGTGGAGCGGCCGGAGACCACGGTGAGCTCTGTGCCGGACCTGACCCGCCGCGCGGCCATCGTGGTCCTCGGCACCATGGCGGTGGTGAGCATCCTGGCGGTGCTGATCCCGTCGCCGCTGGAGGAGCCCGCCAACCCGCTCGTCACGCCGAACCCGGCCAAGGCGCCCTGGTACTTCCTGTGGCTGCAGGAGCTGGTGACCGACACGACGTTCCGGATCGGCTCGTTCACCGTGAACGGCGCGTTCCTCGGCGGCGTGATCCTGCCCGGCCTGCTGGTCGCGCTGATGGTCGCGTGGCCGTGGCTCGACCGGAGCCCGGCCTCGGCGGCGGGGCGCTGGTTCCCGCGGAGCCGCCGGACGCAGAACCTGGTCTTCCTCCTGATCGTGCTGGTGGTGCTCGTCCTCACCTACATCGGCCTGTTCGCGCGCGGACCGTACTGGAACCTGTACTGGCCGTGGCAGGCCTGGCCGCAGCTCCCGACGCGGATCTGA
- a CDS encoding ubiquinol-cytochrome c reductase iron-sulfur subunit: protein MAERKDRRDFLVGVGIGAGVVALGGQGVAALRSLVPNVSYDAPTTVKLGPPAEFPDGMKFLPEQRLFVFREGNTFHAISAVCTHLGCTVRAEALPRVETKEVGGRPLKLTHRFLCPCHGSRYEGDGQNVAGPAPRPLAWYDLTLAADDGQLVVDLARPVTHDFRLTIA, encoded by the coding sequence ATGGCCGAGCGGAAGGACCGAAGGGACTTCCTCGTGGGCGTCGGGATCGGCGCGGGGGTGGTCGCGCTGGGCGGCCAGGGGGTGGCCGCGCTGCGGTCCCTCGTGCCGAACGTGTCGTACGACGCGCCCACCACGGTGAAGCTCGGGCCGCCGGCCGAGTTCCCCGACGGGATGAAGTTCCTGCCCGAGCAGCGCCTGTTCGTGTTCCGCGAGGGCAACACGTTCCACGCCATCTCCGCGGTCTGCACGCACCTCGGGTGCACGGTGCGCGCCGAGGCGCTGCCCCGCGTCGAGACGAAGGAGGTCGGGGGCCGGCCGCTCAAGCTCACCCACCGCTTCCTCTGCCCGTGCCACGGCTCGCGCTACGAGGGCGACGGGCAGAACGTGGCCGGGCCCGCGCCGCGGCCGCTCGCCTGGTACGACCTGACGCTCGCCGCGGACGACGGGCAGCTGGTGGTCGATCTGGCGAGACCCGTCACGCACGACTTCCGCCTGACCATCGCGTGA
- a CDS encoding FAD-dependent oxidoreductase, with the protein MASEVPMRIAVRLPAFEDWRAQVKCQVGCPVDTDGGRYCQLVAQERYEEGYLVARAPNPFASVCGRVCAAPCEDACRRGTIDAPITIRALKRTLTERFGVESVHPDAQDRLREALVPEGNRYPGHLPTVPLRGAPQGGRRKVAVIGAGPAGLSAAHDLALLGYDVTVFEAAEEPGGMMRFGIPEYRLPRSVIRGEIEKILALGVTLRTGAPLTPERGLAALRAEGFEAFFLSVGVQKGRDLAMPGAELDGVVKAVDYLLNANRGYRMDLGRRVVVIGGGFVAFDAARLALRAGQEDRAGEVRALGAESDARLVEALDSARAAVRGGAAEVTIVSLESFDEMPVLRTAQGHEEFEEARREGIRFQPRRGPRRFVGTGRLEAVELRGVTQVFDASGRFAPAYDDADVIAIPADGCVLAIGQRADLSFLRPEDGVELTPAGTIKVDRATLATTAPGVYAGGDVAFGPRNLIEAIANGKRAARSIHEHLSGEAARLEAIIAVQKIPTRDYRMIAGFELLDRAAPPTLDLGRRSGIAEVETAFGAEEAIAQGARCLVCHVQTIYDPEKCVLCGRCVDVCPEYCLALVPLEDVDLPDEDRRALVEAAAAGGLPLSAMIKDDAPCIRCGLCAIRCPTDAMTMERFQITQRYAPAA; encoded by the coding sequence ATGGCGAGCGAGGTCCCGATGCGCATCGCGGTGCGGCTCCCGGCGTTCGAGGACTGGCGGGCCCAGGTCAAGTGCCAGGTCGGCTGCCCCGTGGACACCGACGGCGGCCGCTACTGCCAGCTCGTGGCGCAGGAGCGGTACGAGGAGGGCTACCTCGTCGCCCGGGCGCCGAACCCGTTCGCCTCGGTGTGCGGCCGGGTGTGCGCGGCGCCGTGCGAGGACGCCTGCCGCCGCGGCACCATCGACGCGCCCATCACCATCCGCGCGCTGAAGCGGACGCTCACCGAGCGCTTCGGGGTCGAGTCCGTCCACCCGGACGCGCAGGACCGGCTGCGCGAGGCGCTGGTGCCGGAGGGGAACCGGTACCCGGGGCACCTCCCCACGGTGCCGCTCCGCGGGGCGCCGCAGGGCGGCCGGCGCAAGGTCGCGGTGATCGGGGCCGGGCCGGCCGGGCTCTCGGCCGCGCACGACCTCGCGCTGCTCGGGTACGACGTGACGGTCTTCGAGGCGGCCGAGGAGCCGGGCGGGATGATGCGCTTCGGCATCCCCGAGTACCGGCTGCCCCGCAGCGTGATCCGCGGGGAGATCGAGAAGATCCTGGCGCTCGGCGTCACGCTCCGCACCGGCGCCCCGCTCACGCCCGAGCGCGGGCTCGCCGCGCTGCGGGCCGAGGGCTTCGAGGCGTTCTTCCTGTCGGTCGGCGTGCAGAAGGGGCGCGACCTCGCCATGCCCGGCGCCGAGCTCGACGGCGTCGTCAAGGCGGTGGACTACCTCCTGAACGCGAACCGCGGCTACCGGATGGACCTGGGCCGGCGCGTGGTGGTGATCGGCGGCGGGTTCGTGGCGTTCGACGCGGCCCGGCTCGCGCTGCGCGCCGGGCAGGAGGACCGCGCGGGCGAGGTCCGCGCGCTGGGCGCGGAGTCCGACGCGCGCCTGGTGGAGGCGCTCGACTCGGCGCGCGCCGCGGTGCGCGGCGGCGCGGCCGAGGTGACCATCGTCTCGCTGGAGAGCTTCGACGAGATGCCGGTCCTGCGGACCGCGCAGGGGCACGAGGAGTTCGAGGAGGCGCGGCGGGAGGGGATCCGGTTCCAGCCGCGCCGCGGGCCGCGGCGGTTCGTCGGGACGGGGCGGCTCGAGGCGGTGGAGCTGCGCGGCGTGACGCAGGTGTTCGACGCGTCCGGGCGCTTCGCGCCGGCCTACGACGACGCCGACGTGATCGCGATCCCGGCGGACGGCTGCGTCCTCGCGATCGGCCAGCGCGCCGACCTCTCCTTCCTGCGCCCCGAGGACGGGGTGGAGCTCACGCCGGCCGGGACGATCAAGGTGGACCGGGCGACGCTCGCGACCACCGCGCCCGGCGTCTACGCCGGCGGCGACGTGGCGTTCGGGCCGCGGAACCTCATCGAGGCGATCGCGAACGGGAAGCGCGCGGCGCGCTCCATCCACGAGCACCTCTCCGGCGAGGCGGCGCGGCTCGAGGCGATCATCGCCGTCCAGAAGATCCCCACCCGCGACTACCGGATGATCGCCGGCTTCGAGCTGCTCGACCGCGCGGCGCCGCCCACGCTCGACCTGGGGCGGCGGAGCGGCATCGCGGAGGTGGAGACCGCGTTCGGCGCGGAGGAGGCCATCGCGCAGGGCGCGCGCTGCCTCGTCTGCCACGTCCAGACCATCTACGACCCGGAGAAGTGCGTGCTCTGCGGGCGCTGCGTGGACGTGTGCCCGGAGTACTGCCTCGCGCTGGTGCCGCTCGAGGACGTGGACCTGCCGGACGAGGACCGGCGGGCGCTCGTCGAGGCGGCGGCGGCGGGCGGCCTGCCGCTCTCCGCGATGATCAAGGACGACGCGCCCTGCATCCGGTGCGGGCTCTGCGCCATCCGCTGCCCCACCGACGCGATGACGATGGAACGGTTCCAGATCACGCAGCGCTACGCCCCCGCCGCGTAG
- a CDS encoding AAA family ATPase, whose product MATVIESMELLQVLAEAEDIARSVNQKLTSAHQLLAFFTVPNRAEVLLRDRGIDEDRILLAMTGAPREPEGVERDLRERARDVAEGVGAEEVDCLHLLIAMSRVRGAAAHQLLAACGLQLASLRNIALSYFTARMPRRLRQLQPVKVGPAAGATATPAPRRGAEPAAADDLDARLEEALGEAPALTPAPAATPAPAVPAPAAEPRAAAAAPARRSSPHALDPKVFPWLSQLGRNLTELAAAGKLDPLVGREREVEEAIDVLGKRRTNNPLLVGEPGVGKTAIVEGIAQRLLASAGQARERILVELDMASVVAGTQLRGAFSEKLLGIKEEVRKAGGRVVVFIDEVHTLMGAGAAGEGPQDAANELKAALARGEFPCIGATTHDEYRQHIEKDPALERRFTPVLVREPSVADTVTILRGLAPRYEKHHQVAYAPEALEAAATLSARHVTDRFLPDKAVAVLDLAGSRAHRAGVRQVGEREVAQVVAKMAGIPESRLLASDRERILGIEAALAARVVGHADAVARVAGVLKRNFAGFASRRPMGSFLLLGPTGVGKTELARALADALYGSADALVQLDMTECAEQTGVARLVGAAPGYVGYGEGGQLTDAVRRRPASVVVLDEIEKAHRDVQMLLLQILEEGRLTDGRGRLVDFSNTVVVLTSNLGAAEATRTSTGTMGFGAADRAAPREDRALSAARGAVPPELWNRLDERLVLAPLARAEVARIARLLLADSSRRLEGERRIRFEADDAAVEHLLDHGGWDPALGARPMRGAIQRLVEAPLAERILAGELVAGDAVAVSVADGALAFARA is encoded by the coding sequence ATGGCCACGGTCATCGAGTCGATGGAGCTCCTGCAGGTCCTGGCCGAGGCCGAGGACATCGCACGGAGCGTCAACCAGAAGCTCACCAGCGCGCACCAGCTCCTCGCCTTCTTCACCGTGCCGAACCGCGCCGAGGTCCTGCTCCGGGATCGCGGCATCGACGAGGACCGCATCCTGCTGGCCATGACCGGCGCGCCCCGCGAGCCGGAGGGCGTCGAGCGCGACCTCCGCGAGCGCGCCCGGGACGTGGCCGAGGGCGTGGGCGCCGAGGAGGTGGACTGCCTGCACCTGCTCATCGCCATGAGCCGCGTGCGCGGCGCCGCCGCCCACCAGCTGCTCGCCGCCTGCGGCCTGCAGCTCGCCTCGCTGCGCAACATCGCGCTCTCCTACTTCACCGCCCGCATGCCGCGCCGGCTGCGCCAGCTGCAGCCGGTGAAGGTGGGCCCGGCCGCCGGCGCGACCGCGACCCCGGCCCCGCGCCGCGGCGCCGAGCCGGCCGCGGCGGACGACCTCGACGCCCGCCTGGAGGAGGCGCTCGGCGAGGCCCCGGCCCTCACCCCGGCGCCCGCCGCGACGCCCGCCCCCGCCGTTCCCGCCCCCGCCGCCGAGCCCCGCGCCGCCGCGGCGGCCCCCGCGCGCCGCAGCAGCCCCCACGCGCTCGACCCCAAGGTCTTCCCCTGGCTCTCGCAGCTCGGCCGCAACCTCACCGAGCTCGCCGCGGCCGGGAAGCTCGACCCGCTGGTCGGCCGCGAGCGCGAGGTCGAGGAGGCGATCGACGTCCTCGGGAAGCGCCGCACCAACAACCCGCTGCTGGTGGGCGAGCCGGGCGTGGGCAAGACCGCCATCGTCGAGGGGATCGCGCAGCGGCTGCTCGCCTCGGCGGGCCAGGCGCGCGAGCGGATCCTGGTCGAGCTCGACATGGCGAGCGTGGTGGCCGGCACCCAGCTCCGCGGCGCGTTCTCCGAGAAGCTCCTCGGCATCAAGGAGGAGGTCCGGAAGGCCGGCGGCCGGGTGGTGGTGTTCATCGACGAGGTGCACACGTTGATGGGCGCGGGCGCCGCCGGCGAGGGGCCGCAGGACGCGGCCAACGAGCTGAAGGCGGCGCTGGCGCGCGGCGAGTTCCCCTGCATCGGCGCCACCACGCACGACGAGTACCGCCAGCACATCGAGAAGGACCCGGCGCTGGAGCGCCGCTTCACGCCGGTGCTGGTGCGCGAGCCCTCGGTGGCCGACACCGTCACCATCCTGCGCGGGCTGGCGCCGCGCTACGAGAAGCACCACCAGGTGGCCTACGCGCCGGAGGCGCTGGAGGCCGCCGCCACGCTCTCCGCCCGCCACGTCACCGACCGCTTCCTGCCGGACAAGGCGGTGGCGGTGCTCGACCTGGCCGGCTCGCGCGCGCACCGCGCCGGCGTGCGGCAGGTGGGCGAGCGCGAGGTGGCGCAGGTGGTCGCGAAGATGGCGGGCATCCCGGAGTCGCGGCTCCTCGCCTCGGACCGCGAGCGGATCCTGGGCATCGAGGCGGCGCTGGCCGCGCGGGTGGTGGGGCACGCCGACGCGGTGGCCCGCGTCGCCGGGGTGCTGAAGCGGAACTTCGCCGGCTTCGCCTCGCGCCGGCCCATGGGCTCGTTCCTGCTGCTCGGGCCGACCGGCGTGGGCAAGACCGAGCTGGCCCGGGCGCTCGCCGACGCGCTGTACGGCTCCGCCGACGCGCTGGTGCAGCTCGACATGACCGAGTGCGCCGAGCAGACCGGCGTGGCGCGGCTGGTGGGCGCCGCGCCCGGCTACGTCGGCTACGGCGAGGGCGGGCAGCTCACCGACGCGGTCCGGCGCCGGCCGGCCTCGGTGGTGGTGCTCGACGAGATCGAGAAGGCGCACCGCGACGTGCAGATGCTGCTGCTGCAGATCCTGGAGGAGGGCCGCCTCACCGACGGGCGCGGCCGGCTGGTGGACTTCTCCAACACGGTGGTGGTGCTCACCTCCAACCTGGGCGCAGCGGAGGCCACCCGGACCTCCACCGGCACCATGGGCTTCGGCGCCGCCGACCGGGCCGCGCCGCGCGAGGACCGCGCGCTCTCGGCCGCCCGGGGCGCGGTGCCGCCGGAGCTGTGGAACCGGCTCGACGAGCGGCTCGTGCTCGCGCCGCTGGCGCGCGCCGAGGTGGCCCGCATCGCGCGCCTGCTGCTCGCGGACTCCTCGCGCCGCCTCGAGGGCGAGCGCCGCATCCGCTTCGAGGCGGACGACGCCGCGGTGGAGCACCTGCTCGACCACGGCGGCTGGGACCCGGCGCTCGGCGCGCGCCCGATGCGCGGCGCCATCCAGCGGCTGGTCGAGGCGCCGCTCGCCGAGCGGATCCTCGCGGGCGAGCTCGTCGCGGGCGACGCGGTGGCGGTGAGCGTCGCGGACGGCGCGCTCGCGTTCGCCCGCGCCTGA
- a CDS encoding Rossmann-like and DUF2520 domain-containing protein, producing MPSAYVVGAGRLASALVPGLRAAGWRVAGSARTGRGRARLRRLGAEPLPLDGAAGFDLVLLAVPDSVIEEVVRGLVPHLARGQVVAHGAGALTLDVLAPARRRGALPGSLHPLQALAGGPFQPGAAAAVDGGPAARRLLARAARDLGLRPIRVPAAGRPLYHASAVMASNLVMALADLAAETWARAGAPPAEALPALVPLLRGAVENLAERGLPGALTGPASRGDAEVVRRQVRALRGEARDAYRVLTRRLVGIAARGGLDRARADAVLRAAGGARPARRRQPR from the coding sequence ATGCCCTCCGCCTACGTCGTCGGCGCCGGCCGGCTCGCCTCCGCGCTCGTCCCCGGCCTCCGCGCCGCCGGCTGGCGCGTGGCCGGGAGCGCCCGCACCGGCCGCGGCCGGGCGCGGCTGCGCCGGCTGGGCGCCGAGCCGCTCCCGCTCGACGGCGCCGCCGGCTTCGACCTGGTGCTGCTCGCGGTCCCGGACTCGGTCATCGAGGAGGTGGTCCGCGGCCTCGTCCCCCACCTCGCCCGCGGGCAGGTGGTGGCGCACGGCGCCGGGGCGCTCACCCTGGACGTGCTCGCGCCGGCGCGCCGGCGCGGCGCCCTCCCCGGCTCGCTCCACCCGCTCCAGGCGCTGGCGGGCGGGCCGTTCCAGCCCGGCGCGGCGGCGGCGGTGGACGGCGGCCCCGCGGCCCGGCGGCTGCTCGCGCGCGCCGCGCGGGACCTGGGGCTGCGGCCCATCCGCGTCCCGGCCGCGGGCCGGCCGCTCTACCACGCGTCGGCCGTGATGGCCTCGAACCTGGTGATGGCGCTCGCCGACCTCGCCGCCGAGACCTGGGCGCGCGCCGGGGCGCCGCCCGCCGAGGCGCTGCCGGCGCTGGTGCCGCTGCTGCGCGGCGCGGTGGAGAACCTGGCCGAGCGCGGGCTGCCCGGCGCGCTCACCGGGCCCGCGTCCCGCGGCGACGCCGAGGTGGTCCGGCGCCAGGTGCGGGCGCTGCGCGGCGAGGCGCGAGACGCGTACCGGGTGCTCACCCGGCGGCTGGTCGGGATCGCGGCGCGCGGCGGGCTGGACCGGGCGCGCGCGGACGCGGTGCTGCGGGCCGCGGGCGGCGCCCGGCCCGCGCGGCGGCGTCAGCCGCGGTAG
- the nadD gene encoding nicotinate (nicotinamide) nucleotide adenylyltransferase, whose protein sequence is MSGGREIALLGGSFNPPHVAHLMAAWWALATQGVSEVWLLPAFRHPFGKELAPFEDRLEMCRLAARALRGVHVCGAEAELAGDPLVGKTARTLEHLAAKHPTYRFALVVGADILAETAKWYRWDRVQELARIIVVGRQGHPPVPGAPDLPAISSTEIRARLARGEDVRGLVPDRVLRYVEAQRLYRG, encoded by the coding sequence ATGAGCGGCGGCCGCGAGATCGCGCTCCTGGGCGGCTCCTTCAACCCGCCGCACGTGGCCCACCTCATGGCCGCGTGGTGGGCGCTCGCCACGCAGGGCGTGTCGGAGGTGTGGCTGCTGCCCGCGTTCCGCCACCCGTTCGGCAAGGAGCTGGCGCCGTTCGAGGATCGGCTGGAGATGTGCCGGCTGGCGGCGCGGGCGCTGCGCGGCGTCCACGTGTGCGGCGCCGAGGCCGAGCTGGCCGGGGACCCGCTGGTGGGGAAGACCGCCCGCACGCTCGAGCACCTCGCCGCGAAGCACCCGACCTACCGGTTCGCGCTGGTGGTCGGCGCCGACATCCTCGCCGAGACCGCCAAGTGGTACCGCTGGGACCGGGTGCAGGAGCTGGCCCGCATCATCGTGGTGGGCCGCCAGGGCCATCCCCCGGTGCCGGGCGCGCCGGACCTGCCCGCCATCTCTTCCACCGAGATCCGCGCCCGGCTCGCGCGCGGCGAGGACGTGCGCGGGCTCGTGCCGGACCGCGTGCTGCGCTACGTCGAGGCGCAGCGGCTCTACCGCGGCTGA